A region of the Salvia splendens isolate huo1 chromosome 11, SspV2, whole genome shotgun sequence genome:
GCTTTTATGGGAATGAATCCCCTGTGGAAaacttatatttttgttttagcTTGATAATCTCAAATTAGTATGCAAAAATCACTTGAGTTGTGTCGGTTAAACGCTAATATTTcattccaactaagttgagttataatatttcattttgtaattttgtaatgtcgtaattaagtcattttcttttaataaaaaataaaatattcaattactcttattttattccatcatttaatttactttctttttatctatcttattttattcatctcTGATACTACTATTTTTCAACTAGAAGTGAAAACAAACGGAAAATATTATCAAACATAAAATATCCATAACTATCCTAACAAACTCTCTAgcactccctccatccctacTTGCGTTCATATTTGTGATGTccgtcatttttatttttagcaaaaagaacacttttcctctcttttactttctaACATACTACTATTTgaatgtaataaaaaaatttatactagTAATGAAGCAATAGagtgtaataaaaaaattatacaagtAATGAAGCAATAGAGTGTGGTTAATGCTGAGTTCAAATCCATTGTAGTGGTAGCCTTAAAAATATGCTCAAAAGTGATGAACACGCTATACGACGGACTCGTCTTATCAAATGTAAGCAAAGCACTCGAGAACCTAAAGATGCAAAAACCATTGCTGATATATCTCACTCATCCAAAGATGCAAAATGCACACAACACAATTCCCAAAAACGAAATCTCATACCCCAAGCAGCATAGGATTTATTATACGATATTTCAGCATATATCATTCTTCACCAAATTTatgtcaaaaaacaaaaaagaagaaatcCGATGCTCAATTCCGCCCGAGGAAGTTTCTAATCGAACTCCTATCACAACCCAACTAATAGTAATGTAAATACAAAAATGAACTCCGCTGAATCAACTCTCACCCATCCTACTTCTTCACCTCCTCATATTCTGCCTCAGGTGGCTGCTGTTCACCTCCCTCAGAGCCTCCAGTGGGCCCGCCACTCGATCCGCCACCACCAGACATGTGCTGCCCGATCTTCGACACGGCCTTGTTTGCCAAATCAAGCTTCGCCTTTATGTCGTCAATGTTCTCTGTGGCCATCGCGCTCCGCAGATCTGAAACGGCAGTCTCGATCTCGGTTGCTACTTCGCTTGGAATCTTCTCCCTGTACTCGTTCAAGGACTTCTCGATGCTGTAGATGGTGGTGTCGGCGTTGTTTCTGACATCGATCAATGCCTTCCTCTCTTGATCCTTCTGGGCGTGTGCCTCGGCCTCCTTGACCATCTTCTCGATCTCGTCCTCTGACAGACCACCTGATGACCTGATCGTGATCTGCTGCTCTTTGCCGGTGGTCTTGTCCTTGGCAGAAACAGTCACAATACCGTTGGCGTCAATGTCGAATGTGACTTCGATCTGAGGCAAGCCCCTGGGAGCTGGAGGAATACCCACGAGGTCAAATTCACCGAGAATTTTGTTGTCTGTGGCCATTTCACGCTCTCCTTGAAGCACTTTGATGCCGACCTGGGTCTGATTGTCAGCAGCGGTCGAGAATGTCTGCAATAATATTAAGACTTACATCAGTGTCTTGAACCAGAAATCAATAGTATAATACCTTCAGAAGAAGATTACACCTTCACAAAATGCTACTGACCTGGCTTTTCTTTGTTGGAATTGTGGTATTTCTGTTTATCAATCTGGTGAAGATTCCTCCGAGTGTCTCAATACCTAGAGACAACGGTGTAACATCAAGGAGAAGCAACTCTTTGACATCACCTCGGAGAATGCCACCCTGAATAGCAGCCCCCATGGCAACAGCTTCATCAGGATTCACACCTTTGCTAGGGGACTTTCCAAAGATTTCAGTAACTACTTCCTGAACCTTTGGAACACGGGTCATTCCTCCAACGAGGAGAACTTCGTCAACCTCCTTGGTGGAGATGCCAGCATCCTTCAAGCAACTCCTGCAAGGATTCTTAGTCCTCTCGATCAAACTGTTAACCAAAGCCTCAAACTTAGACCTTGTCAGTGTGATATTCAGATGCCTTGGACCGGTTGAATCAGCAGTGATGAAGGGCAAGCTGATCTCAGTCTGAGCAGTTGATGAGAGCTCAATCTTTGCCTTCTCAGCTGCCTCCCGTAGTCTCTGAAGAGCAAGACGATCCTTGGACAGATCAATACTGTCTGTTCTCTTAAATTCACTCACCAAAAACTCCAACAAAGTATTATCGAAGTCCTCCCCTCCCAAAAATGTGTCACCGTTTGTGGCTTTCACCTACAAGCAAACATGTATCAGCATAAAGGCATAAACAAAGACAGGACCAGTTAAAATGCACTTAACAAGTATGTCACACCTCAAAGACACCATTGGAAATCTCCAAAATAGATATATCAAATGTTCCACCTCCAAGGTCAAAAACTGCAACCAGGCCTTCTTTATTGTTCATGCCGTAAGAGAGTGCAGCTGCAGTAGGCTCATTAATAATCCTTTGCACATCAAGCCCTGCAATTCTCCCAGCATCCTTTGTGGCTTGTCGCTGAGCATCATTGAAATACGCAGGGACGGTCACAACAGCCTTTGTGACAGTCTTCCCGAGGTAGTCTTCAGCAGTTTCCTTCATCTTGGTCAGGACAAAAGCACCAATTTGACTAGGGGAGTACTGCTGCCCATTGGCCTCGACCCATGCATCACCATTAGGAGCTCTAACAATTTTGTAAGGAACCATCTTCATTTCTTTCTGTGTCTGAGCATCATCAAAACGTCTACCAATTAGACGCTTGGTGCCAAAGACTGTGTTTGTTGGATTAGTGACAGCTTGTCTCTTTGCTGGTATTCCAACCAACAGTTCTCCTTTTGGGCTAAATGCAACTACTGATGGAGTTGTCCGAGCACCCTCAGCATTCTCAATAACTTTTGGAGTCTGTAAGCATCTTACATGTAAGTAAATCAATTGATAACAAAAACTAGTAAGATGCAGGTTCAATTGAGAGAAAATTCTGGCACCTTTCCCTCCATAACAGAGACACATGAATTTGTGGTACCCAAGTCAATACCAATCACATCATTTCCAGCCGGTTTGGTGCTGTTCAGGAAGAAAATACAATTGAATCACAAAAGAAATAAAGCAACTACTCAATGCTTGATATACAAAATGATGAGCACGGAACATACCTGAATGGCCTCACAAGACCTGCCCACTTGTTGCTTACTGCCCATGATGGTTTGGTGTTTCCAGTTAACTGAAACACAATATATAGGTGGGTAAATTAAATTCTCGAGGTGCTTAACGCTAATAGTATAGTCTTCAGAAAGAACACTCAATTTTAAAGGTGCTAATAGAATTATCTTAACCGAAGCAGTACATAGTTTGACTCCTAAAATTCACTAATCAACTAGCATCGTCATAAACAAGAAACTGCTCAATGGCAAGATGCATGAAGTACTGCCACAAATTTAACCAAAAATCAtgggaaaataaaattaaaaaaaaaagaatgcacGCAAAAGATCACATCCAGCATTCAGTCAATCCTTCATTCTACCGATAAACTAAAATCACACTGATTGTGAGATGGTTTGCATCCAAAATCAGATGACAATAGACCACGATGTTCAAAATATTTACTCGCAAATTCAAATCACCAGAAATCATAGCAGCCGTATACATGTGACACATAAAACAAAGAACAAATTCGTAGATTCATCACAACAGAAATCCTgcaaaaatatattctaatagACAGTCACCTCCTGAAATACAGTAAAATACGCAGTTCAAACCAGATCTAAGACAGTAAATAAAACTGCACACCATATTACACAGAAATGAAtcaaagagaaaatgaaaaagaacaaTCAGAGAACTTGGCGAGACGTACTGTTCTGAAAGCAGAGATAGGAGCGGAGGAAACATCGCGGCGGCGAAGAGATCTGAGGAGGACGGCGGTGGCCATTGAAACTGAGCGATCTGAGGGCACCTTAGTTgctagggtttagggtttatgaAGATGAGCTTTGAAAGAGCAGAGTGAAACTGCCTCAAATAGCTGAggtttagaaaaaaaaaaggattgATGAAATGTGAATAAATAAATGGCGGAGAAATATAATGTCGGAAGCTTCTAGAGATACGTGGTTGCAATTCTAGGTGGATTGTTCCCCAAGATAAGCAAGtgccaaattaaaaaaaaattgcaagtgccaaattaaaaaaaaattgcaagtgccagattaaaaaaaaatcttgccttttatttttgattttttgttatcttAGAATCTactattagtattttttataaaataaagaacATGGTTTCTAATTTATCACATAGTCATAGTAATTCGAATCCGATTTACTGGTTAGATGTGAAACATTTATGGTACAAAATAGACTTTGTATCCAATTGcttaatacttcatccgtcttaTTACTCTGTCTCATTAGTGTCTGAGGCATTTTTTAacacaaatattaataaataattattggcGAGAGAcgtgagaataaaataagagaaaaattgGATAGACTATGCTACTAATGTAGTACCTCAAATAGTAGTATCACAAATTTAACTATATATGTGTACACCAAAAATATATCTAAGGCATAAAATATAAATCCATATAGGAATGAGTAGTTCGAAAATACATTAAATCTGCTAAATTTCATAACTGACTGAGTTGAATGTTTCAATTAGTTGAAAAGTATAAGTCTTGTCACCTTAATCgtcaatatatttatattagaaACACCATGCTACACTTTCCATCTCAATTAAACAAAAGATACTGTACAAGAAAAATCAATATCCACAAGGAGAAAAGAAATGCAAGAATGGCCTACATCTAGCAAACCAAGAATTAGTGTGTGCGCGTGTGTAAAAGTTAGCAGATGATCAACGATTCAAGTACAAGAACGATCCATCCCGGGCAAGACGATGTCGGATCAAAAGAGGGAGAAGATCGAACATATCTAGCATGTACGATGATCATCACGCTCCAGCCTAAAGTCGAACATATCCCCCTCTGTCTGTTCTCCCTCCATCCATCCCGGCTCTCCTAATGAAGGACCTCCGGTTGAGGGACCAGCTTCGTTGCATAGTCGGCCTTCTCCACCAGGCCATTGCACGGCTGTACAATGCCGGGAAACCGAAGCACAAGAGAACGACTGCAAGCATCGCTGCACATACCATCATCACGTTGCGAAACCCATCCTTTAGCGCGGGGTCTCTCTGTCCGGTCCAAGGAACTCCGCCCACATTCATCCCGAACACTGCCAACAAGGAACAGCCGAGGTTTATGCCAGATGGCGTGACAGGGAAATATGTGTTCGAGTTTTATGTGAAAAACTGACCTCCGGTTATTATTGACAGAGGGAGAAATATAATGGAGAGGAAAGATAGGTAGTATAGTTTTCGGTTTATTTGCTCGGACTGCCAGCTGTCTAGGCCTGCCTGAATTGCAGTGACGCGGTTGGCTATGAAGCCAACGTTCTCTTTTAATCTCCTTATACGACCAATCAACTCTTCTAACGCGTTGATGTCTTCACTGCTGAACCATTCTTTAGACGAACACTTCTCCTTGACTCGGGGAAATACTTGTTCACCGTGTGCGATCACCTGGAGTTTCCCCAAACAAGTCAGAGCACCGGTTTAAATTAATACGTACGATACAGGCTTTCTCAGAGAGGGGCTATCGAAGCATGGATTAGATGGCGAAATACCTGCAATAGACGTTGCAAGTCGAGATTCATTTTTGGGAATCTTCGGCTGTCTAACATTTGCTTCTTCATAGCAAAACCACCTGCAAACAAATCACTGAGTATCATATAGTGATGAagtaaatacaaatgagacacCTTGCTATCTAATAAATCGGGAGTACTCTAAGATTCCTTTGATCGAGACTGTATGAATGTCTACACCATCTGATTTCTTCTCCAAATAATGTAGCCTACTTCTTTAAGAGCATCCATCGAGATGAACATAAGATGAACGTTTATATAGCTTCGATGAACTAGTCCATCTATGTCTTATCGATCCACACTAGCCTCGTTCATCCCAGAAATAAACACAAACTTATTTTTCACAATCCCTGATAAATTTTCAGACATCCACCCAAGACTCGGATCTAAGAGCATCATATATTCGTTTCATCTGTCATTATATGTTGCGCGTGTGAGTAAACGCAACCTAGACTACTATTTGGCAGGCCAGGAAAATATTCATTAAGGAAACTATATAGAACTAGTACACTCTGAAACGAAACTTTTTCACAATTCCTGATCATTTGTGTGCGGTCTGACAGAGAGAACGAGACCGCTGCTCTTCTTTCACTGGCCATTTGTTTTTATGTAGTATGTCAAGCCATTTACAACTCAAGTTAatacaagatcaaaaaaataaagatatggTCATTTAATAAAAAGGCACATCATACTTCGACCAAATTCTGATATTTACTGCTCTGGAATGGTTCTCGAAGAAGATGAGGTATAAATTTAGAAATTCCTATTTTTCTTCGCTTCCATCAATACACACTCTCTCTTTGCACTTTAGTTCATATTCAATGTATGTTACTAGGAGAAATAACAATCTGCCGAAACATTTTTTCTACAAGTACTGATGGGGTAACAGATACTAATAATATGTTTTTCCACGAAACCGCCTGTTAAATTTACAAGGTAagaaaagtacaataaaaaaaatttcaataggATCATCACAATACACATAAATTCATCAAGAAGATAACACATGCCAAGACTCCAAAACGGCACTACAAGTAAGCAGTGTAAATCAAGAAAGTTGTCCGACCCACCCCTCAAACATAGCACGAGAATAACAAAAAAGCATAAATAAGCCGAGTTTAAAGGATGTGCTGATGTACCTCTGTCCATCTCTAACTCGACCGCATCCAGCTCAATCTCAAGCTTGGTCACGACATCCTGAAGGTGATCCACGTGCGTATCGATGATGTGCACCACAAGATCCGCGACAGATTTAGGCACAGGATTATCAGCTTCCTCCGAATGATTCATAGTCAGCAGAAAATCCAGCACATGCTCCCTTATCACAATCCCCCCTCTATCCCTACCTTCACTAGTCCTACTTCCATTACTCGAACTCTCTACAATTGGGATTTCCGACAGCAAAGACTCATTTGCCGGGGAGAATCCCAGCCTAGGCACGCGCCCTAACGACACCGTGATGACTGAATTCTCAGTGACCCTAGCTGCAATCCTAAAGGTGAATTTGCTAGAGGCAGGGCCGGGAGAGTTAACTCTGAACACAAGAGCACCGTCAACGTGGCCACAAAATGGGCTGTTGCTGATGAGGGAGAGGATGTCCTGGAGCTTTAGGGGCGGGGACAGGGCATCGATGAGATGCTGAGCCAACTGGGAGAGCTTATGGTTCCCCTTTGGGAGCTCAACATGATACCAACAAAACTCTTTGCCTGAGCCTTGCACAAGATCCCATTCCTTGTTGAAGTAATTCCCATCCCCATCAAAAATGTAGGCCTTTTTCCTCACAACACCAGAGTAATTTGATTGGTGGAATAGGTTTTGCCTAAAACTCCCCCTTTCTGCTTCACTCTCTTCAACTTCTCCCTCACCATTTATATGAGTGAGCTCCATCACATTCCTCAAAATCAATCTAATTATAGTATAGGTTTAttatattaacaaaaaaaaatcaatttctaAACACCTATTATTCAACTTATATCCCCAAATTCATACTTCAAAACCTGATTTTTGCAAGAACTAAGTCAAGGATTTCATCATCACCATTTCTGAAGAGTGTATCAAAGTTGAAATCACTACTATCAGAAGACTTGCTATTTTTGGAACGACATCTACATCATTATCAAGCAGAAAAAAGGGGGAAAACTTCCCCAAAAATGAAAATCAAGCAACGCAGCTATtgaataaaatggaaaaagttACCTGAATTAACCCAGAAGCTCAGGTTTTTATTTAGCCCAAATGAAATCAGGGAAAATCCTAATTGTGGATAAATTAAAgatttaatcttgaaagagtCATACTCAATAAACAacccaaaattaaaaaagaccaaataaaatgaacataattctacttttatttatgtaatttaagGTGGAATTTGTCGTTTCCTCGTATATTCTTCTTGCATCACAATAACCAGCTaagaaatttgaataaattttagtctaatttcacaaattttgaattaaattatgaaaatttgatttattcttATTGTTCATTGAAGAATATAAAAGATTActtattttactaaaaattcGTTTATACgagaattaaaaaaagaattgaAAGCTCACGATTTAATATTCGCTCTAAAATTGCATCGGGCTAGAAGTTGACCTTATTACAATtactatattaaaaaaataaattgtgatTAACTAATTGTACTACTATTATATGGTTGACAAGAAAGAGATTATACTTACTTCATATGTATAATATATGGTGAATTATTTAGGGAGtatttgataattttgaaattcaatGATTAGTTCAAATGATGTATAGATGATTTAGATATGTATACAGTTTCAAATTATTGGTTGAAACTTGCAAGACTCAAAAGACACATAATTTATTCATATGTATTTGTAAGTAATTTTTGGGATATTTTATAGACTTTGTTATGACTCTTTTGCATGTGAGCAGCAATAATCTCTTTTGCCATCATTCAAGCGTGGAATTTCTCATTAACTATAATTAGTCATACAATAAAAGATGTAGGATTTGCGTAATGTTTTGGATGTAATCATTTGAACAAGCTTTAAATTACAATTATGACTTGTATTTTTACGTTATGTTTACATGTAGTAATGTGTTAAATAAGTTTGGTAAAGGAAATTGCCGCGGTTAGACAAAGCACAATTGCAAGTAATTTTTGGGATATTTTATAGAATTTGTTATGACTTTTTTGCATGTGAGCAGTAATAATCTCTTTTGCCTTCAAtaatatgaatatatattttcaattttaaagtttcAAACTCTCAAGTGATattgcaacattagtttgatattatccgctttgggtcaagcccgcacggatttatttttgggtcacttccaaaaggcctcaaactaattggggttggacatgaattatatacaccttctaacttccctcactcatccgatgtgggacgggtttgtaacccaacaaatctcccctcaaaccaagaccacatcgggaacgcagtcgacacaaacATGGGCCCGACCCAAAGccacctggctctgataccacttgttaggatcgtcgactgcaacattagtttgatattatccgctttgggtcaagcccgcacggatttgtttttgagtcactcccaaaaggcctcaaactaattgagattggacatgaattatatacacattccaacttaccccactcatccgatgtgagataagtttgtaacccaacaatatacaagtgagacttgCTATGTTATGATTTTATTCGGCATTTAAATGTGAATAAGACTTTGTAAAAAACAATCTATATCTTCATGCCCCTCCCTTAAAAGATTAGTTTGTTAAAAAAACTAGATAAGtggtctatttttattttatcaatttactaGTATGCTATAATGTGTGCTCGTGGGCCTCAATCTACCATTATATCTACAAACAAGTTGGAAGTCATAGCCATTTTAATAGACTAATATTTTGGCCCTTCAAATGCACTTACCCTACAATGTATGCAATGATATTTTAAAGAGTTAAGTATGCTCTTTATAGTTtgattctttattttaatttttgaactAAACAATTTTCATGGTTAGCGATCAAATCATCGCCAGTGACGAGAAAATTggtatttatataataaaattattttcgaTCGCTACTGTAAAAATCACATTATATTACTATATCATATGCTACACTCAatgtttttactattttttaaactctgattttagaaaaacaaacaaatgtAAAATCCTtcagaaaaacaaacaaatgtAAAATCCTAATAAGAGAGGGTAATTTTTAGGCAAAAACTTGTGTCACAGTTCCTTATTAATTACCAACTTCATCAAGATATTACTATTGTGCTAAAATTTATTATCATCATAATTAAAAGTAATTGTGTTAAAATGATCGAGGCTATGATTAAAATTGACATTTGTTGTGATTAGGAGTAATTGTTGTTAATAAAGATTACTGTTTTTGATGGAAGCAAAATAGAGTATTCcttttttcaatttcatttaaaaaaagagTGAAATTCGAAAATAGTCTCTGGACTATTggtttatctcgcccatagtc
Encoded here:
- the LOC121753998 gene encoding heat shock 70 kDa protein, mitochondrial-like; translated protein: MATAVLLRSLRRRDVSSAPISAFRTLTGNTKPSWAVSNKWAGLVRPFSTKPAGNDVIGIDLGTTNSCVSVMEGKTPKVIENAEGARTTPSVVAFSPKGELLVGIPAKRQAVTNPTNTVFGTKRLIGRRFDDAQTQKEMKMVPYKIVRAPNGDAWVEANGQQYSPSQIGAFVLTKMKETAEDYLGKTVTKAVVTVPAYFNDAQRQATKDAGRIAGLDVQRIINEPTAAALSYGMNNKEGLVAVFDLGGGTFDISILEISNGVFEVKATNGDTFLGGEDFDNTLLEFLVSEFKRTDSIDLSKDRLALQRLREAAEKAKIELSSTAQTEISLPFITADSTGPRHLNITLTRSKFEALVNSLIERTKNPCRSCLKDAGISTKEVDEVLLVGGMTRVPKVQEVVTEIFGKSPSKGVNPDEAVAMGAAIQGGILRGDVKELLLLDVTPLSLGIETLGGIFTRLINRNTTIPTKKSQTFSTAADNQTQVGIKVLQGEREMATDNKILGEFDLVGIPPAPRGLPQIEVTFDIDANGIVTVSAKDKTTGKEQQITIRSSGGLSEDEIEKMVKEAEAHAQKDQERKALIDVRNNADTTIYSIEKSLNEYREKIPSEVATEIETAVSDLRSAMATENIDDIKAKLDLANKAVSKIGQHMSGGGGSSGGPTGGSEGGEQQPPEAEYEEVKK
- the LOC121754008 gene encoding zinc transport protein ZntB-like → MELTHINGEGEVEESEAERGSFRQNLFHQSNYSGVVRKKAYIFDGDGNYFNKEWDLVQGSGKEFCWYHVELPKGNHKLSQLAQHLIDALSPPLKLQDILSLISNSPFCGHVDGALVFRVNSPGPASSKFTFRIAARVTENSVITVSLGRVPRLGFSPANESLLSEIPIVESSSNGSRTSEGRDRGGIVIREHVLDFLLTMNHSEEADNPVPKSVADLVVHIIDTHVDHLQDVVTKLEIELDAVELEMDRGGFAMKKQMLDSRRFPKMNLDLQRLLQVIAHGEQVFPRVKEKCSSKEWFSSEDINALEELIGRIRRLKENVGFIANRVTAIQAGLDSWQSEQINRKLYYLSFLSIIFLPLSIITGVFGMNVGGVPWTGQRDPALKDGFRNVMMVCAAMLAVVLLCFGFPALYSRAMAWWRRPTMQRSWSLNRRSFIRRAGMDGGRTDRGGYVRL